The following is a genomic window from Saprospiraceae bacterium.
AGCCGCGTCTCCAAAAGCAAAATATAATATCATAGGTAAGACCGAAGAGGGTAGGGATCAGTTCATGATGGTGGTGACTTCTCCTGAAAATCAACAAAAATTGGAATATTATAAGTCTATTTCTCAAAAATTAGGTAATCCGGATGGTATTTCAGATGAGCAAGCCAGAGCGATGGCACGAGAAGGTAAAGCAGTGGTTTGGATTGATGGCGGATTACACTCTACCGAAACAGTTGCAACTCACCAACTGATTGCGACTGCTTATAAGCTGCTCACAAGTACTGATCCGGAGACTACAAGAATTCTGGACAATTTGATCATACTGATGGTACATGCTAATCCCGACGGGCAGGAACTTGTCACCAATTGGTATATGCGTAATCCAGTCCCTGAAAAGAGGTCGTTGCAGCACGTGCCAAAACTATATCAAAAGTACGTAGGTCATGATAACAACAGAGATTTCTATATGCTCAATATGAAAGAATCACAGAATATCGCCCGACAGTTGTTTGTTGAGTGGATACCACAGATCATGTACAATCATCATCAAACGAGTCCTGCAGGTGCGGTAGTAGCAGGTGCTCCATACAGAGACCCTTTTAACTATGTCATGGATCCGCTTATTATATCAGGACTCGATGCCATAGGAGCTGCCAATCAGAATCGTCTGAATGTAGAGGGCAAAACAGGATATACCAGCAAAAGTGGTTCAGTATTTTCTACCTGGTACAATGGTGGACTTCGTACTACCACTTATTTCCACAACATGGTAGGTTTGCTGACTGAAATCACAGGTGGACCTAACCCTATGAATATCCCATTGGTGACAAATCGGCTCATTCCAAACGCTGCTACACCAAACCCCGTAGTGCCTCAAAAGTGGTTTTTCAGACAAAGTATAGACTACTCGGTATCTCTTAATTATGCTATGCTGGATTATGCTGCCAGAAACAGGGATCAGCTCTTATACAATATTTATAAGATGGGTATGAACTCTATAGATCGGGGTAGCAGAGATTATTGGGCATTGAGCCCTTCAAAGATTGAAGAAATGAACCGGCTCATTGCTGATGGACAAAAAAATAAAACTACTGAATCTACTACAGCCAATGAAGAATCATATTGGACAGGTGGTCCAGGTTCACCTAAAAAAATCTATGATACTGTAATGACAAATCCAAAATATAAAGATCCCAGAGGATTTATCATACCATCAGACCAGAAGGATTTTGCCACGGCGGTAGAGTTTCTCAATGCATTGATAAAAACCGGAGTGATAGTACACAAAGCCACAAGAGAGTTTAACGTAAATGGCAAATCATATCCTGCCAACTCCTATATCGTAAAGACGAATCAGGCTTTCAGACCACATGTGATAGATTTGTTTGAACCTCAAGACCACCCCAATGATT
Proteins encoded in this region:
- a CDS encoding peptidase, which produces MNRKWNIFTIIPCLLFISVVINAQNIPSPKEHFGFEIGDDYHLATYTQTESYFKKLAAASPKAKYNIIGKTEEGRDQFMMVVTSPENQQKLEYYKSISQKLGNPDGISDEQARAMAREGKAVVWIDGGLHSTETVATHQLIATAYKLLTSTDPETTRILDNLIILMVHANPDGQELVTNWYMRNPVPEKRSLQHVPKLYQKYVGHDNNRDFYMLNMKESQNIARQLFVEWIPQIMYNHHQTSPAGAVVAGAPYRDPFNYVMDPLIISGLDAIGAANQNRLNVEGKTGYTSKSGSVFSTWYNGGLRTTTYFHNMVGLLTEITGGPNPMNIPLVTNRLIPNAATPNPVVPQKWFFRQSIDYSVSLNYAMLDYAARNRDQLLYNIYKMGMNSIDRGSRDYWALSPSKIEEMNRLIADGQKNKTTESTTANEESYWTGGPGSPKKIYDTVMTNPKYKDPRGFIIPSDQKDFATAVEFLNALIKTGVIVHKATREFNVNGKSYPANSYIVKTNQAFRPHVIDLFEPQDHPNDFQYPGGPPVPPYDAAGWTLAYQMGVKFDRIMEGFDGPFEKNPIGQLLEHKVNLPDLAKVKGFLFNAAVNNSYKVINTFLNNNVDVFRITNEIADAKSGAGSFFVPVNAKTKSIIAQNAVLMKQAPEVASVNPSSIQKIGHARIALWDTYGGSMPSGWIRWMMEQFNFPMKLIFANEIDSVNLKSNYDVIVFVGGSIPGISGTGGRSQSMPHADSIPSEYRHTLGRITVDKSIPQLKNFLDEGGNIVTIGSACNLAYHLKLPLSNALTEIVNGEPKPLPKEKYYTPGSILKVAVNNKQAAAAGMEETADIYFADSPVFNISPMALAKQEIVPLLWFGKEKPLKSGWSWGQNYLQDKVTGFMANVGKGKLYAFGPEITFRAQSHGTFKLLFNQLYTTK